Genomic window (Dehalococcoidia bacterium):
TACCCAGGATGCAGCGGAAGATCGTCGTCTTGCCGGCGCCATTCGCGCCCAGCACGGCTACGACCTCGCCCGCGTTCACGTCGAAGCTGACCCCGCTCAGGGCGCGGAGACGGCCATAGGTCTTCGTGAGACCTCTTACGCGAAGCAGCGGCGCTGCCATCACCGGCCTCCTCCGGCCGCCTGAGCGGCCATACCGAGGGCCGGCTCGGGCCGCCAGCGCGGACGCCTCAGCGCCAGCACAGCGAGCACGGACAGCGCCAGCATCGCCGCGCTCAGCGCCAGGACGGAAAGGTCGACTCCTTCCTCAGCCGTAACACTGAGGGCGGCAGCGGGCCGCATCAACGGCGCGGCGTCCTCGATCACCGCGTCGTACTGGTAGAGAGGGAACATCTCCGCGGCGGTGTCGATCGCCTGCTGCGCCAGGGTGAACTGGAAGGCGCGCAGCGACTCGTTCTTCGCCAGCTCTCCGACGAACGCCGGTTCCGGCCGGTAGGGCTTGTCGCCCACGCCATCGCCATTGGCGTCATAGCCGCGATAGTCGCTCCAGTAGTTGCCTCGCCCGCCCGCGCTCCACATCGCCGCCCTGGGCAACGTCACGGCGCCGCCCGCGGCCGCCGGCGTGGTAGGCGTCGTCGCTGCGTGCTCGTGCGCGGATGCCCCGGACACGGGGGTTGCGGACGGCTTCGCCGGCTCGTGCGAGGCGAGCATGCCCGAAGCCAGAGCGCCGCCCAGGGCCTTCACCTGAACGCCGTTCTCTATCATCGAGTTCTCGACGAAGGTGATGGGGGCGTTGCTCATCAGGCCAACGCCGGTGTCGTTCAGGGCGAAGAGGTTTCGGTAGAAGATCGCCGTCGCGCCGGGAGACTGCGGCGTCCCCTCGGCAGTGAGGCCGTACTTGTTGCGTTCGATGCGGTTGGCCTCGACGAAGAGGTTGTCTACGTCCTTGAGCAGGAGCCCCGCGCCGGACGCGCCTTTGCGGTTCGCGGAGACGTCGTTGTCCTTGACGATGAGCTCCCGGGAGAACATGAGCACGGCGCCCGCGAGGTTCTGGCGGAAGCTGTTGCGCAGGACCTTGTTCTCGTTCGCGTACATGAAGTGAAGAGCGTAGCGGCTATCGGTGACCTTGTTATCCGCGATGACGTTCGTGTGCGAGAACTCCAGGTGAATACCGTCCGCCGCATTGCGTACGGTATTGTCCCGGATGGCGCTGTGGCCGGACTGCCACATGTAGATGCCGTGACCACGACGCTCGACCGGGGTCTTCGAGCCGAGGTCGATGGCGTTGTGCTCGATCAAGACCTCGTGGCTGTCCAGCAAGTAAATGCCAAAGTGCGAGTCCTGTATGCGGTTCCAGCGCAACGTAACCCCGGTGACAGCCGTCAGCTTGATCGCCGCCGGCTCGCGGGTGACGGCGTGGCCGGTCCCTTTTACCGT
Coding sequences:
- a CDS encoding right-handed parallel beta-helix repeat-containing protein; protein product: GQAGPSASRSRRTPKAEEMTTSRRPSGILSLTLAGAVGLAGALLLTGPAEPATAAGPSLQSQIDAAAPGATITVDGGSYEERIVIDKPLTLIGRSSPVIDGGEHGDVVTITSGDVYFSGFTVKGTGHAVTREPAAIKLTAVTGVTLRWNRIQDSHFGIYLLDSHEVLIEHNAIDLGSKTPVERRGHGIYMWQSGHSAIRDNTVRNAADGIHLEFSHTNVIADNKVTDSRYALHFMYANENKVLRNSFRQNLAGAVLMFSRELIVKDNDVSANRKGASGAGLLLKDVDNLFVEANRIERNKYGLTAEGTPQSPGATAIFYRNLFALNDTGVGLMSNAPITFVENSMIENGVQVKALGGALASGMLASHEPAKPSATPVSGASAHEHAATTPTTPAAAGGAVTLPRAAMWSAGGRGNYWSDYRGYDANGDGVGDKPYRPEPAFVGELAKNESLRAFQFTLAQQAIDTAAEMFPLYQYDAVIEDAAPLMRPAAALSVTAEEGVDLSVLALSAAMLALSVLAVLALRRPRWRPEPALGMAAQAAGGGR